Genomic DNA from Ictidomys tridecemlineatus isolate mIctTri1 chromosome 6, mIctTri1.hap1, whole genome shotgun sequence:
GTGGTTTGCAGCAGTGTACTGAGCTTAGACTCTGCCCATACAGGTAACACAGAACCAACCCTGTGTAGTGCAGTGAATTCATTTCACTTAGTTGTCAGTATAATTTCTGAGGTGTTGATCCCAGttttcaaatgaggaaacttAGGTTTGGAAAAGTGAGGTGATTTCCCAAGGTCATGGCTTAATGAGGCATTGATTTAAAGACATGAGGCCTAAGATTTGTGTTTGGTGTTTCTTTTTTGATcctgtttataaaataatatagccCCCTTGTAAAATCTTCCAGTGGAAGTGAGTCAAGTGTGAAGATCCCCAGTTTATAATGCCCTTTCTTCTGTCTActctccatttctccttttttgatTGGTGtatacacacgtgcacacacacacagtttatgGAGTGTTTTTCTCCACATAAATAGGAGTTAATGTATGTATTTCTCAGCTTGCTTGTTTCGGTTAACATCTATGTGAATAGTTACATaataatctttattctttttatcctttGTATAGTTTGTTTTGGGGTGCTGGGATCAACTCTggggcttcacacatgtgagcaagtgctctaccactgagctccacaaTCAGCCAACTATCATGTATTAGTGTTTTATAATATAGATATTCCTACATGACTTGCTCAGTCCCTGGTTGACATTTAGGTGGTGTATACTTTTCAGACAAACAGTGCTGCAGTAGCTCTTATCTCTTCAGACTGCTTCTAAGAGTTCTAACTGCAACATCAAGGGCACTTAGTGGAGACAGAAAGTGGTAAGAACTTTCCACAGAAATGCAGTTTAGTCTTTAGCTTATGCAGAAATATCCATCAGCAACTCTTATAAAGGAAGGAATGCTTAGAATTTGACACTGGGAAATTAACTTTTGATTACCCATCTCATTATAATTGGAAATGTGCAGGGGCTGTTGCCAGCAGCTACCTGTACTTTGAGAGGAGGCTTTGAGCTGCTCTTCCCAAAGTACAGGGACACTCTTTAGAAGGAGCATACTGAAGGGGCACCCCAGTCTGTCTGGCTAGTAGTATTGGCAGTAGGGTACCGCTGTAGGACCTGAAGCCAGGCTGGCTGGCTGTGTTTAGGATGCTTTATGCTTTTCTAACATTTAAGGTATTCATGTTCTTTCCCTATAATTTTGGAATTGTTCAGTCTGACAATTTAGTTAgagttaaaaaattttagttagagTTCAAAACAGAGAAGATCTTGATGGCTTGCTGCCTACGGCTTCTTCTCAGGGTTGTCTTAAGGGAGAACTTTTAAGCATGCTTTGTTCTGATTGGCCAGCACGGCTTGTCACAATAGCGAAGAAGTGACTCTACTAGTTGTTGAGGTTGAAACCTGTTCAGATGGAAACTTGATTCCTATCTCTCACTGTACTCTTCAACACATCTCATTGGATTAATCTGAAAAATACATCCACCACTGACCACTTCTCACCACCTCCAATACTACTCCCCTGTTCAAGCCGTCTCTTTCCTCAGTTATTGTGGTAGCTTCCTCACCATCTTCTGCCTTCCAttcttgctttccttttcctACAGTCTCAACAAAGCTACCATTGTCATCTTTTTTTACACTTGAGTTAGGTCatgtccctctttttttttttaaaggttaacttttaaaaatttttaaattttaattgcttttattttttttaaatacatgacagcagaatgcatcacaattcttattacacatatagaacaatttttcatatctatatataaagtaggttgactcccaattcatgtcttcatacgtgtactttttttattattagttgttcaaaacattacatagctcttgacatatcatatttcatacatttgattcaagtgggttatgaactcccattttaccccatatacagattgcagaatcacatcggttatacatccacgtttttacatactgccatactagtgtctattgtattctgcctttcctatcctctagtatcccccctcccctcccccatacatgtactttggataatgatgtccatcacattccacgatcattgctaaccccctgctccctccctttccctcccacccctttgccctatctataattcgtctattcctcccatgctccctctctgtACCACACTATGAGTCaatcaccttatatcagagaaaacatttgccatttgtatttttgggattggctaacttcatttagcattatcttctccaacgccatccatttacctacaaatgccatgattgtattctcttttaatgctgagtaatattccattttgtgtatatgccacatttttaatccattcatctactgaagggcatctaggttggttccacagtttagctattgttaattgtgctgctataaacattgatgtggctgtgtccctgtaatatgctgtttttaagtcctttgggtatagactgaagagagggatagctgggtcaaatggtggtttcattcccagttttccaaggaatctccatactgctttccatattggctgcaccaatttgcagtccccccagcaatgtatgagtgtgccttttccccacatcctcgccaacacttattgttgtttgtcttcataatagctgccattctgactggagtcagatggtatcttagaatagttttgatttgcatttctctaattgctagagatgatgaacattttttcatatatttgttgaatatccttttctgagaagtgtctattcatgtccttggcccatttgttgattgggttatttgtttttttggtatttagctttttgagttcgtATATaccatagagattagtgctctatcagaTGTGTGAGGGGGGTCATGTCACTCTTAAAAACTTTCCCATCTGAGTGAAAACTACTGGGGTCTCCCCTTTCCCCCCCCTGCCCTGTCTCCTCCTGTGTTGAACACTTTGTAGCTATTCTGACATCCTTGCTTTTTGTCCAAAATGAAAGCACACTCCTGTCTTAAGCCGTCTGCATTTGTGGTTTCATCCTCCTGAAACAGATAACTGCAGGgctgctttcctcttcttcctccatgtCTTTGTTCAACAGTCaccttcttggggctggggatatagctcagttggtagagtgcttgccttgcatgcatgcacaaggccctgaattcagtccccagcacccctccacacacacacagagaaaaaaaaagtcaccttctTTGccaataagcaaatgaaaagatgttcaacatcattagctatcacagaaatgcaaatcaaaaccacaatgagagacCACTTCATAACCACTAAAACTAAATGAACAGTAACAGGTGTCATCAAGGATGTGGAGACATTGGAACCTATGTGCGctactggtgggaatgtaaattggggTCGGTGCTAAGGAGTTtaaagatgatgaaaatgttctccaATTTATTGTGATGGACTCACAACTCTGTAAATATACTGcactaaaaactattttgaattaTACACTtcgtgtgtgttgctagggattgaacacagggcttcaTATATGAtcggtaagtgctctaccactgagctacacccaagcCCTGaattatgcactttttttttttttaaagagagagagaattttaatatttattttttagttttcggcagacacaacatctttgtttgtatgtagtgctgaggatcgaacccgggcgcgctaccgcttgagccacatccccagcccggaattATGCACTTTAAATGGGAGAATGTGTGGTATATAAATTACATCTCAATATAGTTATTACCAAAACAAATAGTCACCTTCTCATGCTTTTCTTGACCTTTCTCCAAGACAGGGATTCtatgtattttttgttctttgttttatgCATTGCACAAAATGacacttaatatttttgagtaaaTGAATTAATCCCTAATGGCTGTTTCCTGGGCCAGGTATACGTGGAGAATCAGTAAATACTGTAGGAATGAATCTCCAAATATGGAAAGTTTTACTCAGACTGAGTTTATCAATTGAAATTGATATAAACTGTTTCTCTGTGACTCCTTTAGTATTTAAGATATTGCCGGGGTGATAGAATCATAAATATAGGGCTAGAAAGAAATTTAGATCAACCAGAGGTTCTCTTAAAGTTTTATTATTGAGTAGCAAGCAGGGAACTTTTGATTTTACTCATTagtttaaaaatctttcaagTCATGTTGAATTGACAGTCTAAGAAAGCATTGGCAtatatgttttctgttttgttttgtagacCATACCTGATATTCCACCAAAGCCTGGAGAACTCAAAACCGAGCTTTTGGgactgaaagagagagagcgcATTAAGCATGAACCTCAAATTTCTCAGcaatagaaatttcaaaatacaacTGTGCTAAGAACTCTGAGAATAATgtcttaaatatgtatttttttaatttattgagtcAAACTACTTGTCCTTAAGTACCTACCAATGCCAACTTCAGAAAgaggtactcagtaaatattgaCTGATATGGTAACATTTTTTGTATTTGACCAGACTCTATTGTAAACTGCCAAAGTATACATCATCAGCTTCTTGAGTATGGTTTAGAAGATACTGAACCTTGAATATAATTATGCCTTAATTATAATGGCAGGACATGCTGGTTTGTTTATAAATTCTGGGTTTGTTTTTCTGAATAAGCTTCACTGCAGTGGTAAAATGGgaaatttaaagtaaatataataaaagcGATATTGGGAATGAATGCTTATGGAGTCTAAGTTAATTAACAGTTTCTAAATATTGGAAAGTACCATTTTTCGAATTTGTCAGTAGTTCAAAATTGACACAGATGCACTAAAATTGGTTAGGAATCAcagtcttatttttattaatgttaatactattttattacagtattattactttatagttttattactattatataattattacacTGTATCCTGTATTTCAGTTCTTACAGGTATTTGACATCTGTAATGATGGGACAAAATGGCTTAATTGTGTATGTAACAAAATTTGTAATATTTGTGATGGTCTTTCATAAGGTTCTTAACCCCCAATTgagaaaccaaattaaaatttaaaaataactggaaaaCTTAAATGAGCAttattatgggttgaattgttCCCAGAACAATTGTTGCAGTCTTAGTCCTAGAACCTGTCAATGTGGCCTTGTTTAAAACTAATACAACCAAATTAAGGTGAGAGCCTAATCTGATACTACTGTTGCCTTCATAAGAGGAAAATACCATGTAAAGACAGACACAGGGAGGACACTGCACGAGAGACAGTGAGTGATGTGCAGCAAGCCAAGGACCACCAGGATTAAAGGCCACCACCACTAGGAAGAGGGATTATAGAGCATGTCCCTGCAAATGACACCTGAATTTGAAATTtgtggcctccagaactgagagaataGTTTGTTGTTTTAAGGTACTTAGAGGTACCTTGCTAGATATGTCAGCCCTAATAGattaatacaaatatttcaatctaggggctggggatgtggctcaggtggtagcatgctcgcctggcatgtgtgcggctgggtttgatcctcagcaccacatacaaagatgttgtctgctgataattaaaattctcttcttttttttaaaaaaatatttcaatctcTGAGTCTATAATATAGAGAACAAAATTTATAGACCAGTTGGCTTTTGTTCAGGACTATTTTTCAGAATTCTTCCTTTGTCTCCTTCCTAGCCAGTGAGCAAGTTGCTCCATGACATGGATCTCTCTGGTCAGTGATGAGGTCCTCCAGCACTAGGTTGCATCAATTGGAGTGGCTTTGTGCAAAGCTGCATGTTACATCATTTCTCTCTTATCCATCCAAAGGAGTGCCTTAATAACATCCAGTATATTGAACTGTCTCAGTGCCTACTGGAGAATGAATTTGATGGGGTATAGTTGGGTAGTAGAGCCTAGCATATGCAGGCCTTGAGTCCCATTGCTAGCACTGGGGAAAAGCAAGCCATCTCACTTATTCCTTAATGTAAACTTAAAACCAACTACCTATTTTTACCAAGAACTAAGGGAATATGAtgccttctctgcttcctgttgaaCTAGTAGTAATCTAGAATTTATAACTGTAGGATTCTGAGTAGCAAGTGTTAGATGTCACTCATTTAATACAATCAGATGGCTTTGAgtataacatttattaaaaatggtAATTCACAGTGGAAATAAACATCACAAGGACACTGTCTTATTTTGCCACGTTCTTCTATGATTAAGCTGCCCTTTCATTTCTTGTAAGAAAGGAAgggcctatttttaaaaaaggtgcacATTAGCCAGGAACAGTGAGTGCATGTCTACAATCCCAGTGATGTaggaggcagaggccaggaaaaccacagaggccctgggtttaattatCCAgttatcaaaacaaataaacaaaaaacaaacaaaaaaaaaacccaaacaaaccaaTCCACCAAAACACAAGAGTCAGATGATAATTCTATACTATGCATTATGAAAATACAGGCAAAATGGTAtttgggattttttatttttatacacatGACAAGATTTTACACCAAGAATAGTCAGTTAAATAGTACAAATTTACATTCATgaggaatgttaaaaaaaattcaactaaaaaaCCCACTTCTTCCTGTGACCCACAATCCCAACATTTTACAGTGCAGgggagaagggggctggggagcGTCCAAAACAAgtctctcccccccaaaaaatgacttaaatttcACATTCTCTCTCCACACAGGATCCAATGGTGAGAGTATAATTTACAATTCGTCTTTTTCAGCTGTAGATTGctgtgaaaacaaaaacaataaaatgttaaaagctaACAAAATCCCCAGTTTACAGAAAGGCCTTTCTTAAGACTGGctggaaaaaatgaaagtgagGGCATTCTTATAGAAAAAATTTGCTCAAGAACTTCAATTTGATATCACTATCAGACCTTTCTAAGCAGATGTCTGTTAACACCCTTGCTCTAGTTGTAGCCCTAACTTGGTCTCAACTAGAATTTAGTGAGAGCTAAAGGTGCAACCCCACTCTTGCTGACATACCTTTGTggtttcttgttcttcttcttctgttcCTGCGTCCAATTCTTCTTCATCTTCGTCCTGCTCTGTGTCTTCGGCTGTGTCTTCAGCTGTGTCTTCAGGCTCTTCTTCTGGTTCTTCTTCCACCTAAGGACAACATCCATGAGCCCATCAATACCttggatctagtttcattttgctttaatGTGTAAGATCACTCCTATTATTCAGAACCACAGAGTAAACCCCTTAACTAGAGTTAACAGTCAAACTAAAAAGGAGGACAGGCaaaaagaaaaggatataaaAGAGGGGTTTTGCATCATTTACAGCATAATGCCTGAACTATGGGGATGTCaaacaattatttcaaaaaacaaataatttcaaaaagtagaaatatggtttggggttgtggctcagcagtagagcactccctAGCACACGCGAGGCTCTGGgatgaatcctcagcaccacataaaagttaataaaggtatttaactacaaccaaaaaataaatatttaacaaaaaattaaaaaagtagaaCTCTGGCAAGCTTTTCAGAgctaccattattttttaaagaaagttccaACTTCCCAAccatattttccatctttttttttaatatatatatttttaggtgCTGACAGacctttattaattaatttatttatatgtggtgctgagaatcaaaccagtgcctcacacatactgggcaagcactttaccatggGGCTACACCACAGCCCCAGCTACCTCCCTTAATCATGCAAAGGCCCCTGCTTTTGGTGGTATTAGGGTTCAAagggtgttgtttttttttttttttttttttgagatagtcttgctaagttgccaaagctggccttgaaccttagtcttccaagtagctgggattatcaGGGATGGACACTACTGGTGCAGGAGCCTactcttagaagaaaacctaCGTGGATGGGCCCTGTAGTGTACACCTGATACCATGTCACCAGAAAAAGGATTGGGGATTCGGAGGTCAATCTgggatacaaaaacaaaacaaacacacaaaacaacaacaacaaaacgcaACCAACTTATGTGGGATGGTTGGTGATACAAACCTTTGCTTCAGGGTCAATGTTTAAACTGAGGCGAAGCATTCTTTCTATTCTATCTCCATATGCTTTAGTGTCTGGCAGAAGGTATCCTGACCGAAGAGTTGCCGTTTCAAACAAAACCACAGCAAGATCTAAAACCGTCTTGTCATCTTCATCTTCCTGAGATGGAAGAAGTTGCACTTGATTAAGGTTTTCAGATTTAAGACAACAAAGAGGATGAGTGCAACATTACTCACTTTAACTCGGCGAAGCATGTCTCTGATCAGTGGATGTCTGGGattaatttcaaatgttttcttctgacTGGCATAGTAACTGTGAAGGGACAAAATGAACATTAATAAAACATCAAATTTTAGGGTTCCTACATTTCTTTTACCCTAACCTTGATAATTACAGAGAATAagtattggaaaaaataaaaatgtctttatattaCTCCCTTTTAAAGGCAGATATGCATGgctaaaaaaagtgaaataaaaggaaGCTAATttgggagctgggattgtggctcagcagcagagcgcttgcctcacacagatcctcagcaccacataaaaaaggaagctattttatatttagtgAAGAGTCCCAAGTACCTAAAGCAGTGCTGAGTGGGTGACCTGATTTAATGTCTACATATTCCCTTAGTCTTACTACTGTAATTGAAGCACTGCCTCCCAAGTTCTGAGTGCCACTTGAATGACACTTTCTTCACAATGCCTTCAT
This window encodes:
- the Uqcc6 gene encoding ubiquinol-cytochrome c reductase complex assembly factor 6, yielding MPAGVPMTTYLKMFAASLLAMFAGAEVVHRYYRPDLTIPDIPPKPGELKTELLGLKERERIKHEPQISQQ